From Streptomyces sp. CMB-StM0423, a single genomic window includes:
- the cas2e gene encoding type I-E CRISPR-associated endoribonuclease Cas2e, which translates to MPAMTVMATTAVPDHVRGALTRWMIEPTPGLYVGTLSARVREELWSVIRASIGPGAAVLLHPEANEQGFTIHTAGERRRIPLDFDGLTLIAFQPEDNHETIKPC; encoded by the coding sequence GTGCCCGCGATGACTGTCATGGCCACCACAGCCGTCCCCGACCACGTCAGAGGCGCACTCACACGCTGGATGATCGAACCCACCCCCGGCCTCTACGTCGGCACCCTCTCCGCCCGAGTACGCGAAGAACTCTGGTCCGTCATCCGCGCCTCCATCGGCCCCGGCGCCGCCGTCCTCCTCCACCCAGAAGCCAACGAACAAGGCTTCACCATCCACACAGCAGGCGAACGCCGCCGTATCCCCCTTGACTTCGACGGACTCACCCTCATCGCCTTCCAACCAGAGGACAATCACGAAACGATCAAACCCTGCTGA
- a CDS encoding helix-turn-helix domain-containing protein: MSIQVLTLVGREGETPPATPKAAAQLIGALLRHLRIQSGLTLEQVAAHNIPYIGSLATLQRCEKVTTRLLKEERVYALLRFYDAPAEIRQEVETLLQQSRGEQWWTHFSDVAGDIMVGLLALETQSKVIKTCHQLLIPGMLQTAGYAWAVMENFYDTYPDPAKREKNRAAMKRRLELRQRRQHLLDQHDAPEYSAVIFEQAVRAALGGKLAMREQLRHLHNFAENKPNVHIRILPSSVTQSKLPAHPAMTLFKPHDSASGRTIYLEDMNRGGTFFAADDVEVYQASIDELWGETLSKQETLDLLLECIAELSGSPAE, translated from the coding sequence ATGTCCATTCAGGTTCTGACCCTGGTAGGCCGGGAGGGGGAGACGCCCCCTGCCACGCCGAAGGCCGCAGCACAGCTCATCGGGGCTCTGCTGCGGCATCTGCGTATCCAGAGCGGGCTGACGCTGGAACAGGTGGCCGCCCACAACATCCCGTACATTGGTTCCCTCGCCACGTTGCAGCGGTGCGAGAAGGTCACCACGAGGCTGCTCAAGGAGGAGCGCGTCTACGCCCTGCTGCGCTTCTACGACGCTCCTGCTGAGATCCGCCAGGAGGTGGAGACGTTGTTGCAGCAGTCCCGCGGTGAGCAGTGGTGGACCCACTTCTCCGACGTCGCTGGCGACATCATGGTCGGTCTGCTAGCCCTTGAGACCCAGTCCAAGGTGATCAAGACGTGCCACCAACTCCTCATCCCCGGCATGCTCCAGACCGCCGGCTACGCCTGGGCGGTGATGGAGAACTTCTACGACACCTACCCGGACCCGGCGAAGCGGGAGAAGAACCGAGCGGCCATGAAGCGGCGTCTGGAGCTGCGGCAGCGCCGCCAGCACCTGCTCGACCAGCATGACGCGCCCGAGTATTCCGCGGTGATCTTTGAGCAGGCTGTAAGGGCGGCGCTGGGCGGCAAGCTGGCGATGCGCGAGCAGTTGCGGCATCTGCACAACTTCGCCGAGAACAAGCCCAACGTGCACATCCGTATCCTGCCGTCCTCCGTCACGCAGTCGAAGCTGCCCGCCCATCCGGCGATGACGCTGTTCAAGCCGCACGACAGCGCGTCCGGACGGACGATCTATCTGGAAGACATGAACCGCGGCGGCACCTTCTTCGCCGCGGACGACGTGGAGGTCTACCAAGCGTCGATCGACGAGTTGTGGGGCGAGACGCTGTCGAAGCAGGAGACCCTGGATCTGCTTCTGGAGTGCATCGCCGAACTGTCCGGCAGTCCCGCAGAGTAG
- a CDS encoding HNH endonuclease family protein — protein sequence MKKTSRGLLAVLALLAAILAGSVGSAAAVPVADPVPAAGAVTHPAPAAPVTLPLRTAIEQLPVAAESRQGYNRDLFRHWVDDDKDGCDTRAEVLIAEAIEAPEVDSRCRITGGRWYSYYDDTYVDGARGLDIDHLVPLAEAWDSGASGWSAERRKEYANDLGADDSLVAVTARSNRSKSDQDPSTWWVPAEQASCEYLQQWVKTKHRWDLTADTAELAALNERAARCPNDLISFEKAG from the coding sequence ATGAAGAAGACCTCTCGCGGCCTGTTGGCCGTACTCGCTCTTCTCGCGGCGATCCTGGCCGGGTCGGTGGGATCGGCTGCCGCGGTGCCGGTCGCCGATCCCGTCCCTGCGGCGGGTGCGGTTACCCACCCAGCACCAGCAGCGCCGGTGACGTTGCCGTTGCGTACGGCGATCGAGCAGCTCCCCGTCGCGGCCGAATCCCGGCAGGGCTACAACCGCGATCTCTTCCGTCATTGGGTCGATGACGACAAGGACGGCTGCGACACGAGGGCGGAGGTGTTGATTGCCGAGGCAATCGAGGCTCCGGAGGTTGACAGCAGGTGCCGGATCACCGGTGGCCGCTGGTACTCGTACTACGACGACACCTACGTCGACGGCGCGCGCGGCCTGGACATCGACCACTTGGTGCCGCTGGCGGAAGCGTGGGATAGCGGCGCGTCCGGCTGGAGTGCCGAGCGGCGCAAGGAGTACGCCAACGACCTCGGCGCCGACGACTCGCTCGTCGCGGTGACGGCCCGCTCGAACCGCTCGAAGTCGGACCAGGATCCGTCGACTTGGTGGGTACCCGCCGAGCAAGCGTCCTGCGAGTACCTGCAGCAGTGGGTGAAAACGAAGCACCGGTGGGACCTGACAGCCGACACCGCCGAACTTGCCGCGCTCAACGAGCGTGCTGCCCGCTGCCCGAACGACCTCATCTCCTTCGAGAAGGCGGGCTGA
- the cas7e gene encoding type I-E CRISPR-associated protein Cas7/Cse4/CasC produces the protein MDIHVLQTLPYSNVNRDDLGSPKTLTFGGTNRTRISSQAWKRPTRKAVEEAIGEQAVRTRRLPQQVAGELTDNRGWPADLAELAAAQIIRSTDSKLALEQGDKTTASLLFLPDTAAPALADIAEDHREALHKALGTKAAAKALLPKDDIHAVLRSLNGSIALFGRMLAEIPGAGVDGAVQVAHAFTTHSTAVQADFFTAVDDAEQWATDAGSAHMNTAEYSSGVFYRYATLDVRELTDNLTDPDAHHADTVTARTLAAAFATAFITSLPQAKKTSTAPHTIPDLVHIAVRSDRPVSLAAAFEQPVPALAAGWAEGSREALDDYAQRIRRLLGGSGLIHSAYASIDDKPRDGLGNQVASYPELVDAALAAVWPPEGAGQ, from the coding sequence GTGGACATCCACGTCCTGCAAACACTGCCGTACAGCAACGTCAACCGCGACGACCTCGGCTCGCCCAAGACACTGACCTTCGGCGGCACGAACCGCACCCGCATCTCCAGCCAAGCCTGGAAGCGCCCCACCCGAAAGGCCGTCGAGGAAGCCATCGGAGAACAAGCCGTCCGCACCCGCCGCCTGCCCCAGCAAGTAGCAGGGGAACTGACCGACAACCGCGGATGGCCAGCCGACCTAGCCGAACTCGCCGCAGCACAGATCATCCGCTCCACGGACTCCAAACTCGCGCTGGAACAGGGCGACAAGACCACCGCATCCCTGCTGTTCCTTCCCGACACCGCGGCCCCCGCCCTCGCCGACATCGCCGAAGACCACCGCGAAGCCCTCCACAAGGCACTGGGCACCAAAGCCGCAGCCAAGGCGCTGCTGCCTAAGGACGACATCCACGCCGTCCTGCGCTCCCTCAATGGCTCCATCGCCCTCTTCGGCCGCATGCTCGCGGAAATCCCCGGCGCTGGCGTGGACGGCGCCGTCCAGGTCGCCCACGCCTTCACCACCCACAGCACTGCCGTGCAAGCAGACTTCTTCACCGCCGTCGACGACGCCGAGCAGTGGGCCACCGACGCCGGCAGCGCCCACATGAACACCGCCGAGTACAGCAGCGGCGTCTTCTACCGCTACGCCACCCTCGACGTGCGTGAACTCACCGACAACCTCACCGACCCCGACGCCCATCACGCCGACACCGTCACCGCCCGCACGCTGGCCGCCGCGTTCGCCACCGCGTTCATCACCAGCCTGCCGCAGGCGAAGAAGACCTCCACCGCCCCGCACACCATCCCTGACCTGGTGCACATCGCCGTACGCTCCGACCGCCCCGTCTCCCTGGCCGCCGCCTTCGAACAACCCGTACCGGCGCTGGCGGCCGGCTGGGCCGAAGGCTCCCGCGAAGCGCTCGACGACTACGCCCAGCGCATCCGCCGCCTGCTTGGCGGCTCCGGCCTGATCCACAGCGCCTACGCGTCCATCGACGACAAACCCCGCGACGGACTCGGCAACCAGGTCGCCTCCTACCCCGAGCTCGTCGACGCCGCCCTCGCCGCGGTCTGGCCACCGGAAGGGGCCGGCCAGTGA
- a CDS encoding SAM-dependent methyltransferase, giving the protein MVDTSKPSVARMYDHLLGGTDNYIVDREACHELLRLAPSTRELALVNRAFLVRAVRYLARQCGVRRFLDHGSGLPTRPNVHQVAQEVDEASEVVYLDNDPDVLSYGRMMLAEDPETTAVLGADMRDTEAIFRSGEVRRLLRDEQPVAALFVSVLHCIPDGDDPWALVNRVARRLPPGSYMVISQLASSDPDLRHQVTEFMRQATGDKWGRVRSLEEVERYFEHLEVLETPGPVEVSRWLPDSDLAPRQRDPDPEWIEFGAVARIT; this is encoded by the coding sequence ATCGTTGATACCAGCAAACCCAGCGTTGCCAGAATGTATGACCACCTCCTCGGCGGCACGGACAATTACATCGTCGACCGGGAGGCATGCCATGAATTGCTGCGCCTTGCCCCCAGTACACGTGAGTTAGCGCTAGTAAACAGGGCGTTCCTTGTTCGTGCGGTCCGGTATCTCGCCCGTCAGTGCGGCGTGCGCCGATTCCTCGACCACGGCTCCGGCCTGCCGACCCGTCCGAATGTTCACCAGGTGGCGCAGGAGGTCGACGAGGCCAGTGAAGTGGTCTACCTCGACAATGATCCCGATGTCCTCAGTTATGGCCGCATGATGCTGGCGGAGGATCCGGAGACGACGGCCGTCCTGGGCGCGGACATGCGCGACACGGAGGCGATCTTCAGGAGCGGGGAAGTCAGACGCCTACTGCGGGACGAGCAGCCCGTAGCGGCCTTGTTCGTAAGCGTTTTGCACTGCATCCCTGATGGTGATGATCCGTGGGCGCTGGTGAACAGGGTCGCCCGCCGGCTGCCTCCCGGTAGCTACATGGTGATCTCGCAGTTGGCGAGCAGTGACCCTGATCTTCGGCACCAGGTAACGGAGTTCATGCGTCAAGCCACCGGCGATAAGTGGGGTCGCGTCCGGTCGCTAGAGGAGGTAGAGCGGTATTTCGAGCACCTGGAGGTGCTGGAGACGCCAGGGCCCGTCGAGGTTTCTCGCTGGCTGCCGGACAGTGACTTGGCACCGCGCCAGAGGGACCCGGACCCGGAGTGGATCGAGTTCGGCGCCGTGGCACGGATCACGTAA
- the cas5e gene encoding type I-E CRISPR-associated protein Cas5/CasD encodes MTGLLLHLAAPLQSWGEHSAFTDRDTVAHPTRSALIGMIAAAMGIPRAEALTDDLSRPFSRLPRLRFTIRIDRPGTHLVDFHTVGGGYPAHRTLPTAKGTRRGKDTATLVSHRHYLTDAAFTIAVTAPGDTTLLADCAHALTHPRWPLYLGRRSCPPAPPLLLRADAPDPVDELKQIPLARPQPTTHGTDEAATVTVRLTSDTPFNEGPHPAPSSKHAVTTLNDEPVRLTARDRIHHARTAYTTSWELPAEQCAGYGSDYLDALDTYLHPREG; translated from the coding sequence GTGACCGGGCTCCTCCTCCACCTCGCCGCCCCGCTGCAATCCTGGGGCGAACACAGCGCCTTCACCGACCGCGACACCGTCGCCCACCCCACCCGCTCCGCCCTCATCGGGATGATCGCCGCCGCCATGGGCATCCCCCGAGCCGAAGCCCTTACCGACGACCTCTCGCGCCCGTTCAGCCGGCTGCCGCGCCTGCGCTTCACCATCCGCATCGACCGGCCCGGCACCCACCTGGTCGACTTCCACACCGTCGGCGGCGGCTACCCCGCCCACCGCACCCTGCCCACCGCCAAAGGCACCCGACGAGGCAAAGACACCGCCACCCTCGTCTCCCACCGCCACTACCTCACCGACGCCGCCTTCACCATCGCAGTCACCGCACCCGGCGACACGACCCTCCTGGCCGACTGCGCCCACGCCCTCACCCACCCTCGCTGGCCCCTCTACCTCGGCCGCCGCTCCTGCCCACCCGCACCACCGCTCCTCCTGCGCGCCGACGCCCCCGACCCCGTCGACGAACTCAAACAAATCCCCCTGGCTCGGCCCCAACCCACCACCCACGGGACCGACGAGGCTGCGACGGTCACCGTCCGCCTGACCTCCGACACCCCCTTCAACGAAGGCCCACACCCGGCCCCGTCCAGCAAGCACGCCGTAACGACCCTCAACGACGAACCAGTCCGCCTGACCGCCCGCGACCGCATCCACCACGCCAGAACTGCCTACACCACGAGCTGGGAACTCCCCGCCGAACAATGCGCCGGCTACGGAAGCGACTACCTCGACGCCCTCGACACCTACCTCCACCCCCGGGAGGGATGA
- a CDS encoding DUF5655 domain-containing protein: MSGLKLFRTRTVDGGVAEVASRLAEVEADVQGLVEAHMETLLGVRFLASEYGTGPVHGGRIDSLGLDENGSPVVIEYKRGVDAGVINQGLFYLAWLMDHRAEFEHLVRDRLGATAASQVLWSGPRLICIAGDFTRYDVHAVREHRRSIDLVRYRLFGSDLIGLETVASVSGGTQVPRRARRKVVAEAAADVQGAAMVELAGAVDEALLGLGDGVTRMERKQYRAYQRLRNFACLIPPQQTKVLVYLKADPKDIDLVPGFTRDVSGLGHHGTGDLEVQLRTPRDVERAHDLFRASYAAA; the protein is encoded by the coding sequence GTGTCGGGTCTGAAGTTGTTCCGTACGAGGACGGTGGACGGCGGCGTGGCCGAGGTCGCTTCGCGTCTTGCTGAGGTCGAGGCGGATGTGCAGGGGCTCGTCGAGGCGCACATGGAGACGCTGCTCGGGGTGCGGTTCCTGGCGAGTGAGTACGGCACCGGGCCGGTACATGGGGGCCGGATCGACTCCCTCGGGCTGGACGAGAACGGATCGCCAGTCGTCATCGAGTACAAGCGGGGTGTCGACGCCGGCGTCATCAACCAGGGCCTCTTCTACTTGGCCTGGCTGATGGATCACCGGGCCGAGTTCGAGCACCTGGTCCGCGACCGGCTCGGGGCGACGGCCGCGTCCCAGGTCCTGTGGAGCGGGCCGCGGCTGATCTGCATCGCCGGCGACTTCACCCGCTACGACGTGCATGCCGTGCGCGAGCACCGTCGGTCGATCGACCTGGTCCGCTACCGACTCTTCGGCAGTGACCTGATCGGTCTTGAGACCGTGGCGTCCGTCAGTGGCGGCACGCAGGTGCCTCGCCGAGCGCGCCGCAAGGTGGTTGCCGAGGCGGCGGCTGACGTTCAGGGCGCGGCGATGGTCGAGCTGGCGGGCGCGGTCGATGAGGCGCTGCTCGGGCTCGGGGACGGCGTGACCCGTATGGAGCGCAAGCAGTACCGGGCGTATCAGCGGCTGCGGAACTTCGCCTGCCTCATCCCGCCTCAGCAGACCAAGGTGCTGGTCTATCTGAAGGCCGACCCGAAGGACATCGACCTTGTTCCGGGCTTCACCCGGGACGTGTCCGGTCTCGGTCACCACGGAACGGGTGACCTGGAGGTGCAGCTCCGTACGCCGAGGGACGTGGAACGGGCGCATGACCTCTTCCGGGCGAGCTACGCGGCGGCTTGA
- the cas1e gene encoding type I-E CRISPR-associated endonuclease Cas1e yields MPAPQHTPTQARRRIAAPTLAMLPRVGDSLSFLYADVVRIVQDDTGVCAETTSANGDTTRVYLPISSLSCILLGPGTSITQPALTTLARHQTTVICTGSGGVRCYSTTTPDSLTTRWLEHQVDQWSDPDRRTAVATHMYLKRFPTPVPASTTVQQLRGLEGQHMKALYKLLAQQHRIGRFRRRYDPASWDTQDPVNLALSSANTCLYGIVHAAITALGCSPALGFIHQGKQHAFVYDIADLYKAELTVPLAFALHDSHQPEAEARRRFREDLRLFKLLPKIVTDIQNLLAPDEDSTPADGHTVEIVNLWDPTTGSVPAGVNYADQPTPE; encoded by the coding sequence ATGCCAGCACCCCAACACACACCCACCCAAGCGCGACGACGCATCGCAGCCCCCACCCTCGCCATGCTCCCGCGCGTCGGCGACTCGCTGTCGTTCCTGTACGCCGACGTCGTGCGCATCGTCCAAGACGACACCGGCGTCTGCGCCGAGACCACCTCAGCCAACGGGGACACCACCCGCGTCTACCTGCCCATCTCGTCACTGTCCTGCATCCTCCTCGGGCCCGGCACCTCCATCACCCAGCCCGCCCTGACGACCCTCGCCCGCCACCAAACCACCGTCATCTGCACCGGCTCCGGCGGGGTCCGCTGCTACTCGACCACCACCCCCGACTCCCTCACCACCCGCTGGCTTGAACACCAAGTCGACCAATGGAGCGACCCAGACCGCCGCACCGCCGTAGCCACACACATGTACCTCAAACGCTTCCCCACACCCGTCCCGGCCTCCACCACCGTGCAGCAACTACGCGGCCTCGAAGGCCAGCACATGAAAGCCCTCTACAAACTCCTCGCCCAACAACACCGCATCGGACGATTCCGCCGCCGATACGACCCCGCCTCCTGGGACACCCAAGACCCCGTCAACCTCGCCCTCTCCTCCGCCAACACCTGCCTCTACGGCATCGTCCACGCCGCGATCACCGCCCTCGGCTGCTCACCCGCCCTGGGATTCATCCACCAAGGCAAACAACACGCATTCGTCTACGACATCGCCGACCTCTACAAAGCCGAACTCACCGTCCCCCTGGCATTCGCCCTCCACGACTCACACCAACCAGAAGCCGAAGCACGACGACGCTTCCGCGAAGACCTACGCCTCTTCAAACTCCTGCCGAAAATCGTCACAGACATCCAAAACCTCCTCGCCCCCGACGAAGACAGCACCCCCGCCGACGGACACACCGTTGAGATCGTCAACCTCTGGGACCCGACCACCGGCTCAGTACCCGCCGGCGTGAACTACGCCGACCAACCCACACCCGAATGA
- a CDS encoding type I-E CRISPR-associated protein Cas6/Cse3/CasE: protein MATTTPQAPATATDHAWLTRLALNPANRHVQRDLTNAGRLHHRVMSLVPDHLGPNPRAQAGVLFRLDTDTIGAPTLLVQTRTPPDPGRLPHGYATAQTRSMQPALAALRPGLLIRYRLLGNAVRRCGRNSTAGKWKQAIPLHGDDADRWWTTRATTAGLTLHTILSTSTDALTTWHPPQPTTSSHPPSPPSDRSRDDLRIDRAATLFEGTATVTDPDTLRTAVLNGIGRSKSYGCGLLSLAPATAAQG from the coding sequence ATGGCCACCACCACACCGCAGGCCCCGGCCACCGCAACCGACCACGCCTGGCTGACCCGGCTCGCCCTCAACCCCGCCAACCGCCACGTCCAGCGCGACCTCACCAACGCCGGCCGCCTCCACCACCGCGTCATGAGCCTTGTCCCCGACCACCTCGGCCCCAACCCCCGCGCCCAGGCCGGCGTCCTGTTCCGCCTGGACACCGACACCATCGGCGCCCCCACCCTGCTCGTACAAACCCGCACCCCACCCGACCCCGGCCGCCTGCCCCACGGCTACGCCACCGCCCAGACCCGCAGCATGCAGCCCGCCCTTGCCGCCCTGCGCCCCGGCCTGCTCATCCGCTACCGCCTGCTGGGCAACGCCGTACGCCGCTGCGGCCGCAACAGCACCGCAGGCAAATGGAAACAAGCCATCCCCCTCCACGGCGACGACGCCGACCGCTGGTGGACCACCCGCGCCACCACCGCCGGCCTCACCCTCCACACCATCCTGTCCACCTCAACCGACGCCCTTACCACCTGGCACCCACCCCAGCCCACCACCAGCAGCCACCCCCCCAGCCCACCCTCCGACCGCAGCAGGGACGATCTGCGCATCGACCGCGCAGCCACCCTCTTCGAAGGCACCGCCACCGTCACCGACCCCGACACCCTGCGCACTGCCGTGCTCAACGGCATCGGCCGCAGCAAGTCCTACGGATGCGGCCTGCTCAGCCTCGCACCCGCCACCGCCGCACAGGGATAA
- the casA gene encoding type I-E CRISPR-associated protein Cse1/CasA has protein sequence MSDVQADYFDLRSRPWIPVRTADGARAVGLRELFLDAHRVESLAVGLPPAASGLLRILCAMAARLSGLDALSDSTVWLDRRYELLQAARGFEPSVVEEYFAEHGGRLRLHDPVRPFLQDPRLDEQCAGRSGVNKLVMARPAGNNQVFFGHFTDGEQVPLPSSEAALHLIAQMYYGPSGQCTPRTVDGQRFGNTYAGPLRRALSYHPVGRSLYESLLLGIPAPGTWQQASGGPDADRCPWERDELPDPLTPPDGAVGPRSLLTQRFQHAVLLYPGEDGQSVVDATMTWAFRSVRPPDADPFLVWDEGRDGTLRPRDAQAKRSLWRDLDSLVLLHRGDGGRRPAVLDKLAGQLPDEVMRAVRVVAYGFDQDGQTRDRTYFTAATPELFTLLDASADRQDNALARGAKDARVAAEKAASRLAYALGSAWRAYTTPFGDDRLARTAGDAPARTGKAGKSGGPWPKQALARYWPAAEERFWALLDAGDFSGVQGTFGRIALTTYDEITRPVASTPRGAKARESARGLVRSLLDPDRRT, from the coding sequence ATGTCTGACGTCCAAGCCGACTATTTCGATCTCCGTAGCCGTCCGTGGATCCCCGTGCGGACAGCGGATGGTGCCCGCGCCGTTGGTTTGCGTGAGTTGTTTCTCGACGCGCATCGCGTCGAGTCGCTGGCCGTTGGGCTGCCGCCGGCCGCTTCCGGGCTGCTGCGCATCCTGTGTGCGATGGCTGCCCGCTTGTCCGGTCTGGACGCGCTCTCCGACAGTACGGTCTGGCTGGATCGCCGCTATGAACTCCTGCAGGCTGCCCGAGGGTTCGAGCCGTCGGTGGTGGAGGAGTACTTCGCCGAGCACGGCGGGCGGCTGCGGCTGCATGATCCGGTGCGTCCGTTCCTGCAAGATCCTCGGTTGGATGAGCAGTGTGCCGGCAGGTCGGGGGTGAACAAGCTGGTCATGGCACGTCCGGCCGGCAACAACCAGGTGTTCTTCGGGCACTTCACCGATGGTGAGCAGGTTCCTCTTCCGTCGTCCGAGGCGGCGCTGCATCTGATTGCGCAGATGTACTACGGCCCGTCCGGGCAGTGCACCCCGCGCACGGTGGACGGCCAGCGCTTCGGCAACACCTACGCCGGGCCGCTGCGGCGGGCGTTGTCGTATCACCCGGTGGGCAGGTCGCTGTATGAGTCGTTGCTGCTGGGCATCCCCGCGCCCGGTACGTGGCAGCAGGCGAGCGGTGGCCCGGACGCCGATAGGTGCCCGTGGGAGCGCGATGAGCTTCCCGACCCGCTGACGCCACCGGACGGGGCCGTGGGTCCGCGGTCGCTGCTGACCCAGCGCTTTCAGCACGCGGTGCTGCTGTACCCGGGTGAGGACGGGCAGAGCGTCGTGGACGCCACGATGACCTGGGCCTTTCGCAGCGTTCGGCCGCCGGATGCCGACCCGTTCCTGGTGTGGGACGAGGGCCGCGACGGCACGCTACGGCCGCGCGACGCGCAAGCTAAGCGGTCCTTGTGGCGGGACTTGGACTCACTCGTGCTGCTGCATCGCGGTGATGGCGGCCGGCGCCCCGCGGTGCTCGACAAACTCGCCGGCCAACTCCCCGACGAGGTCATGCGTGCCGTCCGGGTCGTCGCCTATGGCTTCGACCAGGACGGTCAGACGCGGGATCGCACCTACTTCACCGCCGCCACACCCGAGCTGTTCACCCTCCTCGATGCCTCCGCGGACCGTCAGGACAATGCACTTGCGCGTGGGGCGAAGGATGCCCGGGTAGCGGCGGAGAAGGCCGCGAGCCGACTGGCTTACGCCCTGGGCAGCGCCTGGCGCGCGTATACCACCCCGTTCGGGGACGACCGCCTGGCCCGCACCGCCGGTGACGCCCCGGCGCGCACCGGCAAAGCAGGCAAGAGCGGCGGACCGTGGCCGAAGCAGGCCCTGGCCCGGTACTGGCCGGCAGCCGAAGAGCGTTTCTGGGCGCTGCTGGACGCCGGCGATTTCAGCGGCGTCCAGGGCACCTTCGGCCGGATCGCCTTGACCACCTACGACGAGATCACCCGGCCAGTCGCCAGCACCCCCCGAGGCGCCAAAGCCCGTGAATCCGCCCGCGGACTGGTGCGCAGCCTGCTGGATCCCGACCGCCGCACGTGA
- the casB gene encoding type I-E CRISPR-associated protein Cse2/CasB, whose product MTSTTPPPEGEEVTAPDRQEFLRPYDTFVAAVRAACADPGTQQALRRGLGKAVEEVPARTHAKLLRPGLVPDHARGDARRAHYAVAALIAARPRAQRDPDGEPPPAAASDTTTTPNADNSPPPTSQARDTASFGPWGTSLGESLALAVARRDGEPLKEDGVEARLHLMVRQDVDGIHRMLPGVLRQLGTVGVPVDYACLLSDLSGWRYRRDAIAARWLEHYYRTLRRQRAAAAARNGPAANEPQGTAAPAT is encoded by the coding sequence ATGACGAGCACCACACCCCCGCCGGAGGGCGAGGAGGTCACGGCGCCGGATCGCCAGGAGTTCCTGCGGCCCTACGACACCTTCGTCGCCGCCGTCCGAGCCGCCTGCGCCGATCCCGGTACCCAGCAGGCGTTGCGGCGCGGCCTGGGCAAAGCGGTCGAGGAAGTACCCGCCCGAACCCACGCGAAGCTGCTGCGCCCCGGGCTGGTCCCCGACCATGCCCGCGGCGATGCCCGACGTGCGCACTACGCGGTGGCCGCGTTGATCGCCGCCCGCCCACGCGCCCAGCGTGACCCCGACGGTGAACCCCCACCCGCCGCCGCATCGGACACCACCACGACCCCAAACGCCGACAACTCCCCACCTCCCACCTCCCAGGCTCGTGACACCGCCTCCTTCGGTCCCTGGGGCACCAGCTTGGGGGAGAGCCTCGCCCTGGCCGTAGCACGCCGCGACGGGGAACCACTGAAAGAAGACGGGGTGGAAGCCCGTCTGCACCTGATGGTCCGCCAGGACGTCGACGGCATCCACCGCATGCTCCCTGGCGTGCTGCGCCAACTGGGCACTGTCGGCGTCCCGGTGGACTATGCGTGCCTGCTCAGCGACCTTTCCGGGTGGCGGTATCGCCGCGATGCGATCGCCGCGCGGTGGCTGGAGCACTACTACCGCACCCTGCGCCGGCAGCGCGCTGCCGCAGCAGCCCGCAACGGCCCCGCGGCCAACGAACCTCAGGGCACCGCTGCCCCGGCCACCTGA